The segment aaactacaaaaaaaagaccagtttattctattttattttattggatttgCCTTGTCCTGGATGATTGAAAATCTACACAAGTATATTGGATGTACCTGTACAACAGATacacttttagagtcaatccaattcaagatggctgccacagcctatGAAAGTTAgtcaacacaaaagtggctataacagatatttagataaaatttgatgtgaaagtagctgagagtcatttacaacacatactctgagcacaagaTCTTGCAAATTCGCATGAGATGACacattgttatttttacttttttttttttgcaatttgtaTTCCTTCATTAAATAGGCCTTTAATTGGATTGGTTTTATAGTGACTGTGAATTATCATCTTCATCCATTTCCCTCCCCTTTATAGGGTCAGAGGGGCTCTCAGATGAGTCCTAAATGGAAGACATGCTCCTCCTCAATGACGCCTGATCTACGGGCTGGAGTTGGGGGGGACGTTGATATTTCAGGAGCTTGATTACCGATTGGACTGATGATCTTGTATTTCCATAAACAGCAGCCCCATATCCATATCTGAACCCtctaatatatatattcacccTGGGAATGATTTGTGCCCACTGCCACTGCTGTCCTCCTCACTGACTTCCCATTTCATCGTAGGTGAGACTCATTTGCCTTTTCTTCCCCAGTATCTCTTTGCTTCTTTCATCAATATGAAATAAGGTTTTGTTGCATCTGTTAGTCTCTCTGTGGAAACTTGCTGTTGATgttctaaagttaaaaaaacaggttttttttagagtttaagGGGGAAGTGTGATTCAGAATGAAAGGGAAGAGGCAGCTGTATTTAAATTGCACTGCACAAAAATCTCTATGAGGAGAGCTTttgatattaaaatatttaagaaatgtatgttattattcatcttttattatctcaagttttgcagtttttttctttgttttgttttttggtgtagAAATGAACAGAATACTGTCCAGTTTGTTCCAGTGTACAAAGGAGGATAGAGCAAGTGaattctattctgtagttgaaactacaactacagaatagaagtccagttgtttttattttttaaccttttttgaatttaccatggccagGATAACAGCAAGTGATTCATCTGTAGGATTTTCAGCTTTGCTATCTGATCTTGGGCTGTGACTTTCTGAAGCCTAAATcttgaaaatgaatggattttaatcagaGTGAAAGTAAAATCTTTACTTACACTGCAGACACGTCAGTAGTTTATTAATGAAAATTTTTAGTCATCAGTTTTTTGACTTAATGagcaaacagctttaaataattTCCAGTAAAAATAACCATGAACTCTGAATAACTCTGAAATTTGATTCTGGAACCGGCTGCCTTGGGTTGTATTTGGAGTGTGTGAaacactgtatgtgtgtgtgagcagtgCTGGCAGCTAACCTGCTGTGGCAGCACATTCTGGTGAAGGAAGGGAAGTTTTACCTCCTGCAGGGTATTCAGTTCTGAACACCAGCTCAGGTTACACTGGGACACAGTATGATCTCTTATAAGACAAAatcattttgagtttttcatatgtgtctttttgtctgtttttgtacagGTCGTGAACAACAGAAACCGCCAACATGTCTGAGTAAGTTCTGCTTTTGCTGTTTGCATTATTGATTTTAGAGGTTGGACAGAAGGAAGGATCAgtttctttcagtgtttttaaccAACTCCACTGAGAACAAATCAACAAGGCAGGAGAAAATATGGTTCACACTTTAGCAGCAGCAAATGTAAGATACAACTGAAAGCActttgtacaaaaaataaaacctgtctgCTGGTTTTCAAGGCTTTTAATTAGTTGGATGGAAGAAAGAGttaggaaaaacagaaacaacatacaaaataaaaagacacaaaggagaaggaataaaaacaatatttaaaagaaaaagaaaaagataaacaactaaatatgttaaaaaaaaattaattaaaaaaaatctctgactAAATTAGGAAAGGACACAAATTCTGAAggacacctgtccagggtgtcccttgcctctctcacagtgaccaGTGGAAACAAGTTTCAGTTCCCCAAAACCTGGAGGAGaaaagggtaaagaaaatggatggaggatggatggatggatggatggatggatggatggatggatggatggatggatggatggatggatggatggatggatggaggtgGAAGAAAGGAATAAGGAAAGATaaataactaaagaaaatgaaaatcagttggaaaaaaattaaagtgaagtgaaattatgaagtgaaatttatttatatagcactttttcgCAACAAgacgattcaaagtgctttacaacacagaaacaacaatcaggtacataatcaaatacagaggtaCAGAATCGAATACAGTAAGCATCATAGAAagatcataatcaaatatagatcaatcatgtataatctaaatgaaatataggataatctaaatgaaatcatgaaactaaacatctaaacatgagctaaaactgtcaaaatattagctaaaataatctaaatacaatcatgataaagttaaagctgaactaaacaacaattaggctaagatagtcaaaatatgagctaagataaactaaactaaatgtacaggaaggctaaataagctaacataaactgaaacatggcaatgctaagctaagggtacaacatgactaatagtaccaaaagtctgctaaacagccaacataagaattactaagataactaaactaaaatcaagattaagttaaagctgaactaaacaacaattaggaatctaacaatctaacaatatctaaaatgtgagctaagataaactaaactaaactaaatgtacaggaaggctaaataagctaaaacatgacaatactaaactaacggtacaaaaaactttctaatagtaccaaaaggcctgctaaacagccaacataagaattactaactaaaggaggggagggagggattGGAGTGAGAAAGATGAGGTAGAGACAGTGGAaaatttgtatgtgtgtgttgagaCAGTGGGAAGACGGTGTGGTgtatgttgtatgtgtgtgtgtgtgtgtgttgcaaggtccatgaatcatgtcacagaggccattgtctttgataatgtgatggaatgtttatcagccagcccagagcagatccacagatgtccttaggcagaggggcAAAGCATCTTGTTTACGTAAAATctggggagaaattgaagatagctgaccaaggccAGCGtcaggggagccaaattcacaaacaataattgttttgggtcaggcagacttgttttctgtctgccttgaaaagtcttgctgatacttctcaatggtgaatccaaacagccaaattccaggtccattccgcctgattcgagcaagcaactttctccaagatgtaacctaTATTATTATTCATGAGTCCTGGAGTCCATGAGCTTGCgatcctgtaaaaggatcgcatccaacttgcaaTTCTGCTCCCGTAACAGTCTGAGTGTAGATTGCCGAACCCATCAatcgaatttgacgataagtcaggtaactgcctaatccaaacagcagaaatcctgttatcaaaaacccaaatatgtaaaaatcttcttccaaagacaaaaattgatagacaaacaatattccatttctTCCAGGAataatccattgtgtatccagcaaaaaatgtcctaTCAGGGTAAGTCAGCTCTCCCAAGCTCTGTCTTCCcatcaagaaaatttgatcaattgcgttgagagatcagctgaccagatccatggtttaaaaattttggagaatatgcaaaagagaggctctgaaaagaaagcagggcagagagggggttcaggagacagagagacagagagaaaagaaacaagtccgccttccaccaggagcagagagaaaaaaaagaaaagccaaagaGAAAGAGATGTAGAGGAGAATGAAAACTTAGGATGGAGATCAAGGATGGAGACAATAAAAGATaaggcagagaaaataaaacagacaggagAGAACAGAGAATaaggaaaacctaaaacaaagagggggggggggggatcagtTATTAGCAAACGGTGGCCTTAAGGCCAAATCAGAGAAGAGGAGGTGGGAGTTGGGAGGGATGGAGGCACCCACCCACAATTTACTGAAGgatgaaaacaatgtgaaaaagaaataaatgaatcagGGTATCTAAGATGTTTGCATGTATTTTGTtatagcaacacaaaaacatcagcgATGATTAAAACAGGCtattttcatcagttttgtaatgttttaatttatcatttcaTGTAAGAGTTAAACTGAGTCCTGCTGAGACTTAATCAATCTGACAGCTGATTTCcaatgaacagaacaaaatgtaatttagaaCATTGACCCAACACCTTCTGAAAGTTGGTTATGTCTAAAAGGttcttaaatttaaattcagtgCAGACAAAATGTATTCCTGTGTTAATATTGCTGCTTCTGGTGCTTGAATTTGTGCATTAATGATTGCAAACTCAAACTAATAACACTTtgacaacagttttttttaattaatttgttcaaattctttatttcacatttaaaaatacactgaaacatttgatttttttatattatactTTCTTCTCATTCAACATTCTGGCACAGTAACTCAACAAGCAGaacctttcatttaaaattaaacacagatatcttcatttacatgaaaacaagaggatgacttaaaaaaataaagctttcaaAACACTATAAAACCAAATGGCTTGTCACTATTCAGCTTCTGTgcatgaaaaaaagttttatttgtgctgtttaataaaaaatgttatataaacCCCAGCACTGAAAATTTTCCctcaaaaactaaactatttaCATCATACTGGATATGTGTGACCCTTTATaagtatatttattattataataattactattaataataatagttttatttaaatagcttCTACATTTAAAGGCTGCCCCTTGCAGAGTCTGCTCAGAAGAATTTTGGCCCTTTAATACATTTATCTGGTGACACTTGTTCCTTTGTTGACCCAAAGTGTTTATTCTCCCCACAGGAAGAAGATGACTTCAAGCCGCAGGCATCATCTGAAGGTAAACTGTCTAAATTGAATGGGCAGGTTTCCTATTCTTCAGACAAGAAGGTCCACACCAGGCTGCTTCATGGTCATCACACACGCACGAATGCACAAGCGGTAACCAGACTGCTTCGTGGTTACCACCAAAGGTGGAAAGAGTACTAAGCAAATgtactaaaaaaacaataccattaatctttttacattttactcaagTACAAGTAAAGTTACTTGTGTAAAATtctaaagtaaaaagtaaatcattaaaaactgacattgagtaaaaaaaagtgtctctcTCCTGCAGTgcataaaagacacaaaaaagtctctcaaacaaactcttaaattaaataaaaaagactcaTAATTTAATATGCagttacaaaataaatcatgcccacacatgatatttaaaacacttaaataaattgttgtttttggtacAGACCATCCCCCGGTGctcaactttttaaacaacaaaacatgttgaaccACAGCAGGTCGAAAAACTCCTAAATGACCTGCTCTGTTTTAGATTTTGATCAGAGTTCATTCTTGTGGCCACAGTGAGACAGCTCTTTCTCACAGAGATATAGGGATAtataaatatgactttaaaacagTGAATATATGTCAGACTTCTGTTAAAGATGTTCAGGTGTCCTGAGGTTCTGATGCTGATCAGTGGATTATCAGAGGGCTGGACTATGAAGAGAGGTAAACAGTTTAGCTGCTATgatgagctgaaagtctgagttttcagaACCACAGTGGAGGATTTCtttgagcctggttagatcaccatggtaacagaaacttaactcagttttagcttaaaCTGTCAGTAAGAAGCTCCGTTTGAttcactgtttcttttcttaatgagatcccaaatataaaaatcagattGAAGCAACATTTATATATCATCACAGTTATACCTGCTGCAGTGAGATTTTAAACAGATTggtaaatgaaacaaaattaaaattccaGTGTCATTTTAAGTCAGCCAGTGCTTCCCATTTAAACGTTGatcaaatgttggtgttttaattttcatatttaaacacaaCCCGATATTTATTCAgtgatatattttcattttataattttattctataaaatttaatttatggaTTTAATTTTAGGTAAAATTATTCCATTTTACCAGATATCATTTTTGAAATGAACTCACATAACTTTCAGCAAACATGAGAAATGTCCCTGAAAACTTAAATCCACTCACACTTTTTTACCATAAGAAGCTAGCTGTCTACTGAGATAAAGAGACTGTAATTacagttattaaataaataaattattactaTTTATCCTCAATAGGGATATTTTTCATGAGGctgtatgttttaattagaACAGGTCAACTAATTCATTCTCTGATATGTTTTCAGACATGAGTTTGGGAGGTAATGATGCTCTCTGTTCATGGTCACATCAGGTTACATCGTTAGCTTAATTAGTTACCAGCTGCTACAGAGCTAACCAACATTAACAGTGTCAGGCACTGATGTTTGACTAATTTTCACAAAGCCCCTTAATAAACTTATTAAACTTAACTTATTCAAAGACTTGTTTTAACTTACTAAACAACAGTACAGTATGTTTTGTCTTAAACGCACCACCACAGGCTGTAGGTCTGAGTCTCTCTGagctaacacagctaacagcagaatgaagcagcttccttctTTTAATTTGGAGCCTCTGTTAAACTTGGTTACCAGGGGTTCCAGGagtttagttcattttttttttagtttgtagtCACAGTGGAGGTTTAGCTGTCAGCCAGTGAACAGGAGATGTGCCAACAAACCCATGTCTGCTGAGTTTCACTCTAGGCTGGTGGATGAAGCGGTCCATCAAGTCGATGGAGTTTGTACACAATCTCTATGGGTTTATTTAACAAGGCAACTCCTTTGCGGCTTGTCATCACTTCTAGCCAGATCATATACCTGCTAATTACAGACCCAATTACTGCAGGTGTTATagtgtgctttttttccccctcctgatTTTAAGTTACATTTTTACGTTCACAGTTTTTACTCAATAAGGGGCTGTGGTAGCTTGGTAGTCATTGCTGCAGTCTTGTTATTAGTAATTCGCTATTATAAAATTTGATACTTTTCACCTGTGGTCAACACACAAACATCGCTACTGGGCTGCTGTGtggtcaacacacacacacaaccattGCATTTTCTATTTATAAAATACAGGACCTACTTTGTTCAATCATTGCAACATCTGGGTTCTGACATTTCTTTGTTCATGATCCATTCATAAACATTGTGAATTCAATAAAACACTCTGTtcatacagacaaataaaataatgtaaggctttaaataaaacctgttatTACTCATCTTTAAAGATTAGCTCTCAGAGGACACAGGTGCTGGGTgtgagcagagctgcagctgctctgtaAGGAGGGTGTGGGGGTGAGGGATATGGTTACTGCTTGGACTTTATATTTGGCATTCAGTCTTTGACCAGAGAAATATCAAGTTGTCACTGTTTAACACTGCAGTGCAGATATTACAGATTTGTAACCAGTGCTGTAAGAGTGCAAGAATAGCTGCCTTCAGTGAAGTACTCATCTGAACAGTTTAGCACTAGCACGTTCAATGTGTAATCTGAGTCTGACACTCAGATTAACACATgccataacaaataaaacacgtACCAAATATGGtctaatataaatatattattaatgaCCAAATGTTGTCACTATAACAGACTATTTAGGGCAATTTACTAAtaagttttggttttcattgaAGCTTAAAGCATTTTTGATTTAAAGAGAGAAATGCTGGTGGAGAGCGAGGGGAGAGTGCATCTCGCCTGCCTGAATTTGTCTGTGTGCACGTGTCAAACTTCTGGTATTTCAGATTAACTttcattttaagtaaaacatttctaaacatTTACGTCAAGGTATATCAGCACTGCTGATCAGGAATCACCTCCTTGGAAAGTTTGGGGTTAAAAACTCTGACGCGCTGAAGTTTGCAAAGAAACTTCACGTTTTGATTtagtcctttttctttttttaaagtcaaacttaAGAAATATAGaatctttatttttagcagTCAGTTTCAAACATAAGCAGGTGGTGCCTTGCTCCTCactttctgatcattttagttAAAGTTTTGGTTcagtaacagaaaaataacagaagaaGAATCAGGCCTTGAGCTCACAGTGCCCTCAGCAGACAGGAGCAAGTTACTATTTGCCCCCCTCCTGGCTtttcaaatgtaattttatatCTGATCAACAAGAAtagatatttaataaatatatgtgACATATATTAGtacttttgcagaaaaacatgataaaaaataataaatttttgtacaaacatattggaaaaaaagagggagaaatCCTACAAAAATTGATTTTGTAACACAAATtacatataaacaaatataaatatttgctgtattttactGTTGCCAGTCAAGTACTGCCAAGTACTCAAGTCTGTTTCAGTCTGCCTCGTACTATCTTGGCAGTCTGGGAGTGAGAGACATGGGTGTGTGATTACAATTGTGACCATACTgaaccactggcagcagcttaaacatttgttttaatcttagTTCTCTTTACATTTGTTACACAATTTAAACATCAAATTGTAGGCATTTATTACAAACATTCAGGCATGGCCGATCCATAAAGGCCACATGCCCCATCTGGCTGcagccccccaaaaaaacatttgcccCATAACGTAGTTGTAAAATTATGATTTATTAGGAATTATTATTAGGAATTAGAGAATATGTAAGCATATCACATTACTTGACAGGTATTTCACAAAACTCTCaataagtaatcattgaatgccCATTTACAGTGATGAAAGTttagaatcaacccaattcaagatggcggccacaaccaactgacattatgaaacataaaaatggctataagtgagtcaattttacagatattgagctacaatttgatgtggtattAGCTAAGAGTCATTACCAACACACTCTcgaagcactaacagatcttgttacaactcatatttttttaaaggtttgaccaaatttgCTACAACTCAActtgatcttagtctaaaactgtggcatgaaaggcagcaggtgatatgcgttccttcaggaaatgctaGACCTTCAGACATCAGTGAATGCATGTATTTCAAAATGTCATCCAGTGTCCCTTACATTTAGCAAGGTGTTGCAAATAATTTGGTCATATTTCCAATGCAGGCAattgttattaatttttaataatttaacagaGATTTTGATGCCCTAATGTGAAGTGGTCATAGTTACTGATATTATTGTGAGTGTAAATAAGCCAACCACTTGACTTTTTAATCAGGTAAATACACAATATTCAGAGTGGGTTTATATCTAGCCCAATCTAATGCAAGTTCATTTGTTTGCTGGACAATCAACTTAGAATAAgccatttttgaaaatatttctcaaggaatgctagaacATTTATGTTCACGTTTATGTTCGTTTGTGTTCACTTGTCAGCACTGGACTACAAATTCTGCCCACAAAAAAAGATGGTTTAGGGAGATTACATGCTCTCCAATGAAGAACATGTTTGTGAACTTCTGCTATATGGTCgtataaaatgaagcatttttaaaaatcacttttgcttatgaagcaaaaaacaatgttcatttgtatttattcataCATACAGAAAATTGTAAtagctttaaaaatatgttgaacAACTGAAATTGTCCTTTTGTCATCCCTCAGAGTTTGATTCTTCAGGTTGCAGCAACCTGGcttgaacaggaaaaaaaagatattgttGCTGCCAAAGAAGCCTACATGGCTGAGAAATGTCCTTCACCGGACATGAGCGGAGACCAGGCTGCCCTTATGGTAAAACACAGGACTCTTCAAAAACCTGATGatttttttgcagtttgcttTTTAACAGTCAATATTTTGTATGCCTTGATGCCTTTATTCTCAGCTGAAAGAAGTCTAAGTTTAGTGGAAGTACAGTAATCTCAGCCATAGTTGTCCtttctggaaaagaaaacaaaaatcattggAGTTTTTTCTCCACTTATTTTAtgcagatgatttatttttatttgttaaacgTTTATCAGTGTCTGCTTTAGTGACGGCTCTTCATCAGGACttgttttcagaaagtaaacttCACATCTCTCTGTTTAACTAGGAAACCTGCAAAAAACTGAACGCCCTCATTGAGAAAATTGATGAAGAGCGGTACGACCTGGAGGCCAAAGTGGGCAAGGCTGACAAAGAGGTACAACCAATAAACTGAATCCAGTTCCATTTTTTAGCATCAACATTCATGAAAGTGTGGCCCAAAGTTCTGGTaaagaaagtttctttttaagtttgcttCAAAAAAACATGAGCATTTGAACCTTTAACCTTAAAGatatgttttgtaaaaagaggagacaaaaGTGTGGTTTAAggtacaaatataaaataattttatgaagTAGATTTCAAGATAAAAGTCATGTTCAGTTAAAATTagtactttatttaaaacaaagagaataaaaagttgttgtttttttgttttgtttttttaaatatgctggCTCTGGGGATATTAAAAGGAGTTAATTTAAActcaaaattacctttaaaaacaatatagcAAATGGCAAAATAAACCCCCCTGATGCACCCcagcacacactcacaaaccTACACACAAATCCTTAAAGGTGACACACAGAAGTCcacacaaaatcatttttagtaTTAATTAGGTTATTTTGAACTATTACTTATTTAAGGGCATCACATactagttttaaaatatacatatcaCTGCTCTAAATCTGGCTTTGTTTTCCCTTTAAACTGCTTGGTCCTGCTTAGATTGAAGACCTGAAGATCAAAGTGGTGGACCTGGCTGGAGTGAAAAAGCCTGCTCTGAAGAAGGTGCGCATGTCTGCTGATGCCATGCTCAAAGCACTGCTGGGTTCTAAGCACACAGTCAACATGGACCTCAGGGCAAACCTGAAGCAGGTCAAGAAGGAGGTCAAAGAGGAGGTAAGTGTTctgttggaggaggaggagcggatCTGTTTGCAGGAGATCGTGTTGCCCTTCAATGATGATGAACTGTGCTTTTGTGCTGCAGCCTGCAGAGGCAGTCGGCGACTGGCGTAAGAATATTGAAGACAAGGCTGACAGGAAGAAGATGTTTGAGAGTGCCTAAAGAGCCAAAATCTTGGGCTGGTTTTGGGCTGTTAGCACTTTTTTGgaatttctgtcattttacagggaattgaaatatattttgtttaattaaatctgtGTATTTCAGCCTgctttgttttagtattttggtTGCCAACCAATTAAAGTGTCAATAAACTGAACTCCGTCTTCCTAAATCCACATACTGAAGAGTTGTTGGGCAAGATACTAAACCCAACATAGTCTCTAATGTTTTCCTCTCTTTAAGCCAcctcttttgaaaaaaaaaaaatacctaaaagcATAAATGTCATGTCCTAGTTTAGCTAGGAAAGACCCCTTTTACTTTCCATTTCTCAAACTACAGACTTTTATTTGGCAGTGCAACGTTCTGTGTTGATGTTCACTTTTTACACCTTCCTGTtcctaatgtttttaaaaaattaatacatTGCTTTTTTACATAAGGTATGTtgtcataagatattttgtccTTCACTCAGTGATGTACAACATTGCAAACACATCAAACACCTTCAGCAAAACAACTGAAATCTACAACACTGAGCTCATTTTTCTGTACTTGTGTCAAGTATTAAAGCAAAATCTGCATATTTAAGAATTTAGATTGGTGCAACTGAATTTGTCCAGTAAGACAGTTTTGGTATCACTTTAATCCTGACACTGAAACTTTACTAAATTTACCACTGAAATGGTGCAGCTTATGAAAGTTGCTGCACCTATATGCagtgttggttttgtttgaagATGCACtccttttatggtttttgtagtgctgtgaaaaaaatacatcatattcatttttcttttttaataaaaaaggaccCAAAGATGATTgctttgttcaaaacaaaaacctaggctatacttttcttttgcataaagagaaaatatcaCTGTGTGGCTTGTGAATAGAAAGTCACAGTGAGttcacaaattttaaaacacagtaaatTATTTTAGCAGTCACAGCTTCTTTAGTGAACTTTGTTAGTTCTGTTAGAGCAATTATAGCTCTTATTTAACATATATTAGAGCAAATGTGTGTcctgattcatttattttattataaccTCACCAGGGGAATGCGTTGGGATACCATCTGCGTTTGTCCTCTGTCATGTGTTCGGGGAGCTGTGAAAAGTAAATGTTgatcttttcatttaaatttttttgtgaatatgcaaacatttattttttgttgcttttgtttaatACAACTCTTGTACTTATGGAGTAAATACGAAGAAGACAACACAACAGCTCCTCCATTCCACTGTGGCTGTACGCAGTAAAGGCTACTTGGTGTCACTGTTTGTGGTCACAGTCTGTCAGCAGTTCTCAAAGTCTGGATCCGGACCAAACAACAAGCCAATCTGGACCCAGCCCACATGTTATATGGAAATGCATTGGTAGGATGTGTATGTTTACTAATGTGGTAGTACAGAATGGTGTGGCTACTTTAAAAGGGCGCAAAGAGAGTGAATGGGATGAGCGAGAGAGCTAGCCTGTATTAATATGCTCAGTGTGAGAATCGGAGCACATATCTGAGACAAGAAACTTTGCTGTAAAAGGTTGAACTTCTATCAGTAATTGTTCAGTGTTAGCAGTGTAAGAGCATGAAATGGTAAAGACTCTTCACTAGCTATCTGAGTCTTTCCCTCTACTGTGGAAAAAGAGGGGGGTTAGCCCAGAAGCAGGTTGCAGCTTCGACCTCTGTCAGTGTCATCATCAGAAACTAAGGCAGCAAAGAAGAAGGTGTTATATCACATCACCATGGAGtgatgtgtaaaaaaagaaaggtagagttaaaaactgaatttttaaatgtttggcatttattttgtcttctacGTGTATGGTTTTGGATATCTGTGAGCCTGGATTCTCAGcaataaatgtagtaaaaaggtaattttaccactgtttgaaaaaacaacagttaCACCGTCTGACTTCATCATTTGTGCCGAGGTTTAGAGAGTTCATTGAAGGCAGATGGTGCCATGTTTCACATAAAGTTGATATAACTGCCTCAGGATATGTGTAGTTTTTTACCTCCAATCATTTTAATGTTAGTGTCTTGCTGCCTTTAAGTTCAATTTATCCAGTATGTTTattcttgtgtgaaaacaaatgcattttattttgtcgaGACATGAAAAGTAATTAAGTTGATCAACTTCAAGGTAAAACTTCTTATGAAACTACAGCACACATTAcagcaaattaataaaatggATTCGTTCGCTAGTTGTTCCAGACCTTTGACCTaatctgcaaataaaatttggatttttgaatacaaagtttaaaaacccTTGGT is part of the Kryptolebias marmoratus isolate JLee-2015 linkage group LG11, ASM164957v2, whole genome shotgun sequence genome and harbors:
- the LOC108248119 gene encoding troponin I, fast skeletal muscle-like, producing MSEKKMTSSRRHHLKSLILQVAATWLEQEKKDIVAAKEAYMAEKCPSPDMSGDQAALMETCKKLNALIEKIDEERYDLEAKVGKADKEIEDLKIKVVDLAGVKKPALKKVRMSADAMLKALLGSKHTVNMDLRANLKQVKKEVKEEPAEAVGDWRKNIEDKADRKKMFESA